A window of Aeromicrobium sp. Root236 contains these coding sequences:
- a CDS encoding 1-acyl-sn-glycerol-3-phosphate acyltransferase, with protein MFYWFLKFLALGPLLKLIFRPWAEGTENVPKEGAVILASNHLSYSDWLFMPLVIPRRVTFVAKAEYFEGSGIKGWLQKTFFSGAGQVPIDRTSGSAAAGAIKTQLRLLKDGEVCGIYPEGTRSHDGKLYRGRTGVARLALEAGVPVIPLAVIGTDVVAPPGKIFGKFARPGVRFGKPLDFSRYEGMQDDRYILRAITDEIMYEIMRLSGQEYVDLYAQDSKKRDRDAEREAAKVVARAEADEVWDEIKPE; from the coding sequence GTGTTCTATTGGTTCCTGAAGTTCCTCGCACTGGGCCCGTTGCTCAAGCTGATCTTCAGGCCTTGGGCCGAGGGCACGGAGAACGTGCCGAAGGAAGGCGCGGTCATCCTCGCGAGCAACCACCTGTCCTACTCCGACTGGCTGTTCATGCCGCTCGTCATCCCGCGCCGCGTCACGTTCGTCGCCAAGGCCGAGTACTTCGAGGGCTCGGGCATCAAGGGCTGGCTGCAGAAGACGTTCTTCTCCGGTGCCGGCCAGGTGCCCATCGATCGTACGAGCGGTTCGGCGGCGGCCGGCGCGATCAAGACCCAGCTGCGCCTCCTCAAGGACGGTGAGGTCTGCGGCATCTATCCCGAAGGCACCCGCTCCCACGACGGCAAGCTCTACCGCGGCCGCACGGGCGTGGCCCGTCTGGCGCTGGAGGCTGGTGTGCCGGTCATCCCGCTGGCCGTCATCGGCACGGACGTCGTCGCGCCTCCCGGCAAGATCTTCGGCAAGTTCGCGCGTCCCGGCGTCCGCTTCGGCAAGCCGCTCGACTTCAGCCGCTACGAGGGCATGCAGGACGATCGCTACATCCTCCGCGCCATCACCGACGAGATCATGTACGAGATCATGCGGCTGTCCGGCCAGGAGTACGTCGACCTCTACGCGCAGGACTCCAAGAAGCGCGACCGGGACGCGGAGCGCGAGGCCGCCAAGGTCGTCGCCCGCGCCGAGGCCGACGAGGTCTGGGACGAGATCAAGCCGGAATGA
- a CDS encoding 6-phosphofructokinase: MRVGMLTGGGDCPGLNAVIRGAVRKGVSTYGHEFVGFRDGWRGPLENDTIQLDINAVRGILPRGGTILGSSRTNPFAIENGVERIKDNLAANGCDALIAIGGEDTLGVATKLADLGVNVVGVPKTIDNDLSGTDFTFGFDTAVNIAMEAIDRLHTTAESHHRVLVVEVMGRHAGWIALHAGLAGGANIILIPERPFDIDKVCAQVESRFATHYSPIIVVSEGAVPADGGSMSLVSGQKDAFGHVRLGGIGDRLASEIEQRTGQEARAVVLGHIQRGGTPTAFDRWLATRFGLHAIQAVHEGDFGKMVALHGTEIERVPLSEGTKELKVVRPELYEEAEVLFG; the protein is encoded by the coding sequence ATGCGCGTCGGCATGCTCACTGGGGGAGGCGACTGCCCCGGACTCAATGCGGTCATCCGTGGCGCGGTGCGCAAGGGAGTGTCCACGTACGGACATGAGTTCGTCGGCTTCCGAGACGGCTGGCGCGGACCGTTGGAGAACGACACGATCCAGCTCGACATCAACGCCGTCCGCGGCATCCTGCCCCGGGGCGGCACGATCCTGGGCTCGTCGCGCACCAACCCGTTCGCCATCGAGAACGGCGTCGAGCGGATCAAGGACAACCTCGCGGCCAACGGCTGCGACGCGCTGATCGCGATCGGCGGCGAGGACACCCTCGGCGTCGCCACCAAGCTCGCCGACCTCGGCGTCAACGTCGTCGGCGTGCCCAAGACCATCGACAACGACCTGTCCGGCACCGACTTCACGTTCGGCTTCGACACCGCGGTCAACATCGCGATGGAGGCGATCGACCGGCTCCACACGACGGCGGAGTCGCACCACCGCGTGCTCGTCGTCGAGGTCATGGGCCGGCACGCCGGCTGGATCGCGCTGCACGCCGGACTCGCCGGTGGCGCCAACATCATCCTGATCCCCGAGCGCCCGTTCGACATCGACAAGGTCTGCGCGCAGGTCGAGAGCCGCTTCGCGACGCACTACTCGCCGATCATCGTGGTCTCGGAGGGCGCCGTCCCCGCCGACGGCGGGTCCATGTCGCTCGTGAGCGGCCAGAAGGACGCCTTCGGCCACGTACGCCTCGGCGGCATCGGCGACCGGCTCGCGTCCGAGATCGAGCAGCGCACGGGCCAGGAGGCCCGCGCTGTCGTCCTGGGCCACATCCAGCGCGGAGGCACGCCCACGGCGTTCGACCGTTGGCTCGCCACGCGGTTCGGCCTCCACGCGATCCAGGCGGTCCACGAGGGCGACTTCGGCAAGATGGTCGCCCTGCACGGCACCGAGATCGAGCGCGTGCCGCTGTCGGAGGGCACCAAGGAGCTCAAGGTCGTACGCCCGGAGCTCTACGAAGAGGCCGAGGTCCTGTTCGGCTGA
- a CDS encoding class II 3-deoxy-7-phosphoheptulonate synthase, with product MSIPSLDDLHAMGAAQQPTYVDPSARDAAVQTLRKMPPLVFAGECDALRDRLAEVARGEAFLLQGGDCAETFEGVTAENVRNKLRVLLSMAVVLTYAASVPVVKVGRLAGQYAKPRSSDSETRDGVTLPAYRGDAVNGFDFNAESRAHDPQRLVDVYHASASTLNLARAFTTGGYADLRQMHAWNTDFVKNSPVGERYERVGAEIDRALAFMDAIGVDPDEFHTVDFFSSHEALILEYEHSLTRIDSRTERPYDVSSHFVWIGERTRQLDGAHVELMSKIANPIGVKLGPTSTADDAIALYEKLNPERTPGKITFITRFGAGKIRDGLPNLVEKVTAAGIEVAWVCDPMHGNTFETSNGYKTREFDDVIDEVRGFFEVHRSLGTWPGGVHVELTGDDVTECVGGGAKLSAEDLSHRYETLCDPRLNRAQSLELAFLVAEMLSGRS from the coding sequence GTGAGTATTCCCAGCCTTGACGACCTCCATGCGATGGGTGCTGCCCAGCAGCCCACGTATGTCGATCCCTCTGCCCGCGACGCCGCGGTGCAGACGCTGCGGAAGATGCCACCCCTGGTGTTTGCCGGCGAGTGCGACGCGTTGCGTGACCGGCTCGCCGAGGTCGCGCGCGGTGAGGCGTTCCTGCTGCAGGGCGGCGACTGCGCCGAGACGTTCGAGGGTGTCACCGCTGAGAACGTCCGCAACAAGCTCCGTGTCCTGCTCTCGATGGCGGTCGTGCTGACCTACGCCGCGAGCGTCCCTGTCGTCAAGGTCGGCCGGCTCGCCGGTCAGTACGCCAAGCCCCGCTCGAGCGACTCCGAGACCCGCGACGGTGTCACGCTGCCGGCCTACCGCGGCGACGCGGTCAACGGCTTCGACTTCAACGCCGAGTCGCGGGCGCACGACCCGCAGCGGCTCGTCGACGTCTACCACGCCTCGGCGTCCACGCTGAACCTTGCACGCGCGTTCACGACCGGTGGTTACGCCGACCTGCGCCAGATGCACGCGTGGAACACCGACTTCGTCAAGAACAGCCCGGTCGGCGAGCGCTACGAGCGCGTCGGCGCCGAGATCGACCGCGCCCTCGCGTTCATGGACGCGATCGGTGTCGATCCCGACGAGTTCCACACGGTCGACTTCTTCTCCTCGCACGAGGCCCTGATCCTCGAGTACGAGCACTCGCTGACGCGCATCGACTCGCGCACCGAGCGGCCCTACGACGTGTCGAGCCACTTCGTGTGGATCGGCGAGAGGACGCGTCAGCTCGACGGCGCCCACGTGGAGCTGATGAGCAAGATCGCCAACCCGATCGGCGTCAAGCTCGGCCCCACGAGCACCGCCGACGACGCGATCGCGCTCTACGAGAAGCTCAACCCCGAGCGCACGCCCGGCAAGATCACGTTCATCACCCGCTTCGGTGCCGGCAAGATCCGCGACGGGCTGCCCAACCTCGTCGAGAAGGTCACCGCCGCGGGCATCGAGGTCGCGTGGGTGTGCGACCCGATGCACGGCAACACGTTCGAGACCTCCAACGGCTACAAGACTCGCGAGTTCGACGACGTCATCGACGAGGTCCGCGGCTTCTTCGAGGTGCACCGCTCGCTCGGCACGTGGCCCGGCGGCGTGCACGTCGAGCTCACCGGCGACGACGTCACGGAGTGCGTGGGCGGCGGCGCCAAGCTGTCGGCCGAGGACCTGTCGCACCGTTACGAGACGCTGTGCGACCCGCGCCTCAACCGTGCCCAAAGCCTGGAGCTCGCGTTCCTCGTCGCCGAGATGTTGTCCGGTCGGTCTTGA
- a CDS encoding DUF1990 family protein, producing the protein MAELTYAEVGATASEPLPDGYHHVRATRSLGVVDLDAVGEILFSWKVQERAGVRRVAGPERVALGVDVTFRSLLQTIPCRVVEVVDEPDRRGFAYGTLPGHPETGEERFVVERDPATGEVTATICAFSNPATWVTRLGGPVGRLVQRVMTRRYLDAMDP; encoded by the coding sequence ATGGCTGAGCTCACCTACGCCGAGGTCGGGGCGACGGCCTCCGAGCCGCTGCCTGACGGCTATCACCACGTACGAGCCACACGCTCGCTCGGTGTCGTCGACCTCGACGCGGTCGGCGAGATCCTGTTCAGCTGGAAGGTTCAGGAGCGGGCCGGTGTGCGCCGGGTCGCCGGCCCCGAACGGGTGGCGCTCGGCGTTGACGTGACGTTCCGTTCGTTGCTCCAGACGATCCCGTGCCGCGTCGTCGAGGTCGTGGACGAGCCTGATCGCCGCGGCTTCGCGTACGGCACGCTGCCCGGACATCCCGAGACGGGGGAGGAGCGCTTCGTCGTCGAGCGTGACCCGGCGACCGGCGAGGTGACGGCGACGATCTGTGCCTTCTCCAACCCGGCCACCTGGGTGACCCGGCTCGGTGGTCCCGTGGGTCGGCTCGTGCAGCGAGTGATGACCCGTCGCTACCTCGACGCGATGGATCCCTAG
- a CDS encoding carboxymuconolactone decarboxylase family protein produces the protein MDQPRIAPGGLKELGLVNYGVSAVAGRVIGGTKPNIFTTLGRQRKLFRGWLYYSGKLMPGGRLPRRESELVILRIATIRECEYERRHHVRIGRKAGVTPAQIDHLADETWPGWTERERAFFAAVDQFVDDKFIDDATWAALSRHLTEPELIEFLLLCGQYDSLATVLLTLKVQPED, from the coding sequence ATGGACCAACCCCGTATCGCGCCCGGCGGGCTCAAGGAGCTCGGACTCGTCAACTACGGAGTGAGCGCGGTCGCCGGTCGGGTCATCGGCGGCACGAAGCCCAACATCTTCACGACGCTCGGTCGGCAGCGCAAGCTCTTCCGCGGCTGGCTCTACTACAGCGGCAAGCTGATGCCCGGTGGCCGGCTCCCCCGCCGCGAGAGCGAGCTCGTCATCCTGCGCATCGCCACGATCCGCGAGTGCGAGTACGAACGTCGGCACCACGTCCGCATCGGCCGCAAGGCCGGCGTGACCCCCGCGCAGATCGACCACCTCGCCGACGAGACCTGGCCGGGCTGGACCGAGCGGGAGCGGGCGTTCTTCGCGGCGGTCGACCAGTTCGTCGACGACAAGTTCATCGACGATGCCACGTGGGCCGCGCTGAGCCGGCACCTCACGGAGCCCGAGCTCATCGAGTTCCTGCTGCTGTGCGGCCAGTACGACTCGTTGGCCACCGTCCTGCTGACGCTGAAGGTCCAGCCGGAGGACTAG
- a CDS encoding DMT family transporter, producing the protein MRTRLAAAALLGVTAVWGSTFFLIKDLLDRVPAPDFLAVRFTIAFLTLLLIAPRAIGRLSPEVRRRSVYAGGIYGVAQIMQTVGLGHTDASVSGFITGLYVVATPVLASLAFRQRVSRIVWVAVALSTIGLAILSLRGFAVGFGESITFVCAILYAVHIVVLSRWSTAEDAYAMATIQMGVIAALCFVAAAPGGLTLPERSGDWVATVYMALAAGALAMLAQTWAQSQLDASRAALLMTMEPVFAATFAITFGDEGVGWRLLVGGALVLAAMILAETSGRSETSVQVPLD; encoded by the coding sequence GTGCGCACCAGGCTCGCCGCCGCGGCGCTGCTCGGCGTCACCGCCGTATGGGGCTCGACGTTCTTCCTGATCAAGGACCTGCTCGACCGCGTGCCGGCGCCGGACTTCCTCGCCGTACGCTTCACGATCGCGTTCCTCACGCTCCTGCTGATCGCGCCCCGCGCGATCGGTCGCCTCTCCCCCGAGGTGCGCCGCCGCAGCGTGTACGCCGGTGGCATCTATGGCGTCGCGCAGATCATGCAGACCGTCGGCCTGGGCCACACCGACGCGAGCGTGTCGGGCTTCATCACCGGCCTCTACGTCGTGGCCACTCCTGTGCTCGCTTCCTTGGCCTTCCGCCAGCGCGTGTCCAGGATCGTCTGGGTGGCCGTCGCCCTGTCGACCATCGGCTTGGCGATCCTCTCGCTGCGCGGCTTCGCCGTGGGATTCGGCGAGTCGATCACGTTCGTCTGCGCGATCCTCTACGCGGTGCACATCGTGGTGCTGTCGCGGTGGTCCACGGCCGAGGACGCGTACGCCATGGCCACGATCCAGATGGGCGTCATCGCCGCACTGTGCTTCGTCGCCGCCGCGCCCGGAGGGCTGACACTGCCCGAGCGGTCAGGCGACTGGGTCGCCACGGTCTACATGGCGCTGGCGGCCGGCGCCCTCGCGATGCTGGCGCAGACGTGGGCCCAGAGCCAGCTCGACGCATCCCGCGCCGCGCTCCTCATGACGATGGAGCCGGTGTTCGCCGCGACCTTCGCCATCACGTTCGGCGACGAAGGCGTCGGCTGGCGCCTGCTCGTCGGGGGTGCCCTCGTGCTCGCCGCCATGATCCTCGCGGAGACGTCCGGGCGTAGTGAGACGTCCGTACAGGTTCCCCTAGACTGA
- the pknB gene encoding Stk1 family PASTA domain-containing Ser/Thr kinase has translation MTVTGDEALVGRVLNDRYLIGTRIARGGMASVFRAVDQRLDREVAIKVMHHGLGDDQQFTDRFVREAKSAAKLNHRNVVSVFDQGRDGDVTYLVMEYVPGRTLRDLMRDEAPMPPYRALELLEQVLVALSAAHAAKIIHRDVKPENVLITPDGDVKVADFGLARAVSAATTATGGTLIGTVSYLAPEIVTNDGADARSDIYACGAMLYEMLTGIKPHAGESPIQVAYKHVHEDIGAPSAIQPGIPPYVDALVARATVRDRDQRSTDARVMLQQVRSVQRALDAGLADDPDLVADLLPGVRHVDPDEARTVPVTQSAPLASRSLASDSEATEAVDVNEATVQWSAGLAPMPVDPATRAGLDTPPELPETAERPVGLHPPISPEAYKEARGAEAKSHRGRNLLILVVLLALLVFAVSYWFSVGRYDKTPSLEGNAVTIAKEAAQRNGFSFKVIKEEYSEKAPAGTVIDTNPEPGAKILPGKTIDAVVSLGPERFFIPTTIKGQTVAAATAALDKVHLKVGELKQVYDEKVREGRVVGPTNHTYKDELKRGQTVDLAISKGPKPIDVVDYRGRSFQDAKAGLEKAGFKVKASEVFSDDVAKGIVVSQDPFEGTQIKGDTITLTVSKGPELIEVPNVVGRPKVSAMVILKRAGFKVTPFGAGNFTVRAQTPSSGSRPKGSTVTIVGF, from the coding sequence GTGACAGTGACGGGCGACGAAGCCCTGGTCGGGCGCGTCCTCAACGACCGCTACCTGATCGGCACCCGCATCGCGCGTGGCGGGATGGCGAGCGTGTTCCGGGCCGTCGACCAGCGGCTCGACCGCGAGGTCGCGATCAAGGTCATGCACCACGGCCTCGGCGACGACCAGCAGTTCACCGACCGGTTCGTCCGCGAGGCCAAGTCCGCCGCCAAGCTCAACCACCGCAACGTCGTCTCCGTGTTCGACCAGGGGCGCGACGGCGACGTCACCTATCTCGTCATGGAGTACGTCCCCGGCCGCACGTTGCGCGACCTCATGCGCGACGAGGCGCCGATGCCGCCCTACCGCGCACTCGAGCTGCTGGAGCAGGTGCTCGTCGCCCTCTCGGCCGCCCACGCCGCCAAGATCATCCACCGCGACGTCAAGCCCGAGAACGTCCTGATCACCCCCGACGGTGACGTCAAGGTCGCCGACTTCGGTCTCGCGCGTGCCGTCAGCGCCGCGACGACCGCCACGGGCGGCACGCTGATCGGCACGGTCTCCTACCTCGCTCCCGAGATCGTCACGAACGACGGCGCCGACGCCCGCTCCGACATCTACGCGTGCGGCGCGATGCTCTACGAGATGCTCACGGGGATCAAGCCGCACGCCGGCGAGTCCCCCATCCAGGTGGCCTACAAGCACGTGCACGAGGACATCGGCGCCCCCTCGGCGATCCAGCCCGGCATCCCCCCGTACGTCGACGCGCTGGTGGCGCGGGCGACGGTGCGCGACCGCGACCAGCGATCCACCGACGCGCGAGTCATGCTGCAGCAGGTCCGGTCCGTGCAGCGCGCACTCGATGCCGGGCTCGCCGACGACCCCGACCTCGTCGCTGACCTCCTGCCGGGCGTACGCCACGTCGATCCCGACGAGGCGCGCACCGTCCCGGTGACCCAGTCCGCCCCGCTGGCCTCCCGCTCCCTGGCGTCCGACTCCGAGGCCACCGAGGCCGTCGACGTCAACGAGGCCACGGTCCAGTGGTCCGCCGGACTGGCGCCGATGCCGGTCGACCCCGCCACCCGCGCCGGCCTCGACACCCCGCCGGAGCTGCCCGAGACGGCGGAGCGCCCGGTCGGACTCCACCCGCCGATCTCGCCGGAGGCCTACAAGGAGGCCCGCGGTGCCGAGGCGAAGTCGCATCGCGGCCGCAACCTGCTGATCCTCGTCGTCCTGCTGGCGCTCCTCGTCTTCGCGGTCAGCTATTGGTTCAGCGTCGGCCGCTACGACAAGACGCCGTCCCTCGAGGGCAATGCGGTGACGATCGCCAAGGAGGCAGCCCAGAGGAACGGCTTCTCCTTCAAGGTGATCAAGGAGGAGTACTCCGAGAAGGCACCCGCCGGCACGGTCATCGACACCAACCCCGAGCCCGGCGCCAAGATCCTGCCGGGCAAGACGATCGACGCGGTCGTCTCCCTGGGTCCCGAGCGCTTCTTCATCCCCACGACCATCAAGGGGCAGACGGTCGCCGCCGCCACGGCCGCGCTCGACAAGGTCCACCTCAAGGTCGGCGAGCTCAAGCAGGTCTACGACGAGAAGGTCCGCGAGGGCCGTGTGGTCGGCCCGACCAACCACACCTACAAGGACGAGCTCAAGCGCGGACAGACGGTCGACCTCGCGATCAGCAAGGGTCCCAAGCCCATCGACGTCGTCGACTACCGCGGCCGATCGTTCCAGGACGCCAAGGCCGGGCTGGAGAAGGCCGGGTTCAAGGTCAAGGCCAGTGAGGTCTTCAGCGACGACGTCGCCAAGGGCATCGTCGTGAGCCAGGACCCGTTCGAGGGCACCCAGATCAAGGGCGACACGATCACGCTCACCGTCTCCAAGGGACCCGAGCTCATCGAGGTGCCCAACGTGGTCGGCCGGCCCAAGGTCTCGGCCATGGTGATCCTCAAGCGCGCCGGCTTCAAGGTGACCCCGTTCGGCGCTGGCAACTTCACCGTGCGGGCACAGACACCGTCCAGCGGATCCCGTCCCAAGGGCAGCACCGTCACCATCGTCGGCTTCTGA
- a CDS encoding ribonuclease domain-containing protein, with product MDGMRRGGWILLLTIVGVLVIVLGARDRSADDDPAPTSTTQTQAVPDRQGLPAEAFETIALIRAGGPFPYSRDGVVFMNREGLLPEHERGYWHEYTVPTPGESDRGARRIIAGRGGELYYTADHYRSFVRVKEPR from the coding sequence ATGGACGGCATGCGCCGCGGTGGCTGGATCCTCCTGTTGACGATCGTGGGCGTCCTGGTGATCGTCCTCGGCGCACGCGACAGGTCGGCCGATGACGATCCTGCGCCGACGTCGACGACGCAGACGCAGGCCGTTCCGGACCGTCAGGGGCTGCCGGCGGAGGCGTTCGAGACGATCGCCCTGATCAGGGCCGGCGGTCCCTTCCCCTACAGCAGGGACGGTGTCGTGTTCATGAACCGCGAGGGTCTGCTGCCGGAGCATGAGCGCGGCTACTGGCACGAATACACGGTGCCGACCCCGGGCGAGTCGGACCGCGGCGCCCGCCGGATCATTGCCGGGCGGGGTGGCGAGCTCTACTACACGGCCGACCACTACCGCTCGTTCGTACGCGTGAAGGAGCCACGATGA
- a CDS encoding barstar family protein yields the protein MTATFDSVLAGRVSPGVYAWRGRRDRDLVGEATAAGWQALGLDTRGVTSYDEFYDRVAASWSLPEWFGRNLDALFDALADLTAQPTVIVWDGLRELADVDPVQTSAVVEVLRDATGQAPALVVVVRDELEVSEFDGLL from the coding sequence ATGACCGCGACCTTCGACTCGGTGCTGGCCGGGCGGGTCTCGCCGGGCGTGTACGCCTGGCGTGGCCGACGCGACCGCGACCTGGTGGGCGAGGCGACGGCCGCCGGGTGGCAGGCGCTCGGCCTCGACACGCGCGGCGTGACGTCGTACGACGAGTTCTACGACAGGGTGGCGGCCTCCTGGTCGCTGCCGGAGTGGTTCGGCCGCAACCTCGACGCGTTGTTCGACGCCCTGGCCGACCTCACCGCTCAGCCGACGGTGATCGTGTGGGACGGGCTGCGGGAGCTGGCCGACGTCGACCCCGTGCAGACCAGCGCGGTCGTCGAGGTGCTGCGCGATGCGACTGGTCAGGCGCCGGCGCTCGTCGTGGTGGTGCGCGACGAGCTGGAGGTCAGCGAGTTCGACGGGTTGCTGTGA
- a CDS encoding polyprenyl synthetase family protein produces MNARAVDPEFRTRIDHTLESFVDGQRALLADLGPDLDGLADAAIAFVGGGKRLRPQFCYAGWLVAEGAPDEPGIVTAAAALEWLQASALVHDDLMDGSDTRRGRPSVHRAFEAKHREEKRHGDPVGFGTSAAVLLGDLLLSWCDEMFRSNGLPHTDDAFRFLDLCKTEVVAGQFLDVAGQTRESLSVAEAMKVVRYKSAKYTVERPLHIGAALAGAGPDLITALTDVALPLGEAFQLRDDVLGVFGDPELTGKPAGDDLREGKRTVLVARAAELTDDAGRALLRTSLGTLEGVDAVRDLIETSGALAAVEDDIARLEAAADEGIDRLGPAARDVLGPLALTATRRTR; encoded by the coding sequence GTGAATGCACGTGCCGTTGATCCCGAATTCCGGACGCGTATTGATCACACTCTCGAATCCTTCGTCGACGGCCAGCGGGCGCTTCTCGCCGACCTGGGCCCGGACCTCGACGGTCTCGCCGACGCGGCGATCGCGTTCGTCGGCGGCGGCAAGCGCCTGCGGCCGCAGTTCTGCTACGCCGGGTGGCTCGTCGCCGAGGGCGCGCCCGACGAGCCGGGAATCGTCACGGCCGCGGCTGCGCTCGAGTGGCTGCAGGCCAGCGCCCTCGTGCACGACGACCTCATGGATGGCTCCGACACCCGCCGCGGTCGGCCCAGTGTGCACCGCGCCTTCGAGGCGAAGCACCGCGAGGAGAAGCGCCACGGTGACCCCGTGGGCTTCGGCACCTCCGCCGCCGTGCTGCTCGGCGACTTGCTGCTGTCGTGGTGCGACGAGATGTTTCGTAGCAACGGGCTGCCGCACACCGACGACGCATTCCGCTTCCTCGACCTCTGCAAGACCGAGGTGGTGGCCGGCCAGTTCCTCGATGTCGCAGGGCAGACCCGCGAGTCGCTGTCGGTCGCCGAGGCCATGAAGGTCGTCCGCTACAAGTCGGCCAAGTACACCGTCGAACGACCGCTGCACATCGGCGCTGCGCTCGCCGGCGCCGGCCCCGACCTGATCACCGCCCTGACCGACGTCGCGCTCCCCCTCGGCGAGGCGTTCCAGCTCCGTGACGACGTGCTGGGCGTGTTCGGCGACCCGGAGCTGACCGGCAAGCCGGCCGGTGACGATCTCCGTGAGGGCAAGCGCACCGTGCTCGTCGCGCGGGCCGCCGAGCTCACCGACGACGCGGGACGTGCCCTGCTGCGTACGTCGCTGGGCACCCTCGAAGGTGTCGACGCCGTACGCGACCTCATCGAGACCTCGGGCGCGCTCGCCGCTGTCGAGGACGACATCGCGAGGCTCGAGGCTGCGGCCGACGAGGGCATCGACCGTCTCGGGCCGGCCGCGCGCGACGTCCTCGGGCCGCTCGCGCTCACAGCAACCCGTCGAACTCGCTGA
- the metF gene encoding methylenetetrahydrofolate reductase [NAD(P)H]: protein MPSQDQSLVDAIRGPSPSYSFEFFPPKDDDGEAVLWQTIADLEELEPTFVSVTYGAGGTSQERTVRITARIAEQTRMRPVGHLTLVAQTRGEIESVLKQYAAAGVDDVLALRGDPKGGPRAPWEPHPDGMDHAIDLVELAKDLGGFCIGVAAFPEGHPDAASIEHDAQVLVDKANAGADYAITQLFFRASDYFALVERVRAKGCDIPIVPGIMPILNFAQVARMAELSGAELPREVLDQVEPIQDDKAAVRAKGIELATQLCRDLLAGGAPGLHFITLNRSKATREIFEALRSDGLI from the coding sequence ATGCCTTCCCAAGACCAGTCCCTCGTCGACGCCATCCGCGGGCCGTCGCCGAGCTACTCGTTCGAGTTCTTCCCGCCCAAGGACGACGACGGCGAAGCCGTGCTGTGGCAGACCATCGCCGACCTGGAGGAGCTCGAGCCGACGTTCGTCTCAGTGACCTACGGCGCGGGCGGCACGAGCCAGGAGCGCACGGTCCGCATCACCGCACGGATCGCGGAGCAGACCCGGATGCGCCCCGTCGGCCACCTGACGCTAGTCGCGCAGACCCGCGGCGAGATCGAGTCGGTGCTCAAGCAGTACGCCGCAGCCGGTGTCGACGACGTGCTGGCGCTGCGCGGCGATCCCAAGGGCGGCCCTCGTGCTCCCTGGGAGCCGCACCCCGACGGCATGGACCACGCGATCGACCTCGTCGAGCTCGCCAAGGACCTCGGCGGATTCTGCATCGGTGTCGCGGCGTTCCCCGAGGGCCACCCCGACGCGGCGAGCATCGAGCACGACGCCCAGGTGCTGGTCGACAAGGCCAACGCCGGCGCGGACTACGCCATCACGCAGCTGTTCTTCCGTGCGTCCGACTACTTCGCCCTCGTCGAGCGCGTGCGTGCCAAGGGCTGCGACATCCCGATCGTGCCGGGCATCATGCCGATCCTCAACTTCGCCCAGGTGGCCCGCATGGCCGAGCTGTCCGGCGCCGAGCTGCCTCGCGAGGTCCTCGACCAGGTCGAGCCGATCCAGGACGACAAGGCGGCCGTGCGTGCCAAGGGCATCGAGCTGGCGACCCAGCTGTGCCGCGACCTGCTGGCGGGCGGTGCCCCGGGCCTGCACTTCATCACGCTCAACCGCTCCAAGGCGACACGCGAGATCTTCGAGGCCCTGCGCTCCGACGGCCTGATCTAA